The following are encoded together in the Hemicordylus capensis ecotype Gifberg chromosome 4, rHemCap1.1.pri, whole genome shotgun sequence genome:
- the PEX2 gene encoding peroxisome biogenesis factor 2 isoform X2, protein MASRDNNGKTVTPVLRISQLDALELNKALEQLVWTQFTRCFHGFKPGLLARFEPELKAFLWLFLWRFTIYSKNATVGQAILNIQYTNDLSQVQKYQALSKHQKLWYLICTVGGKWLEERCYDLFSSHPLESFRKTKHFINLVVGLLKLCELLNFLIFLQKGKFATITERILGIRSVFCQPQTIRQIGFEYMNRELLWHGFAEFLVFLLPLINMQKLKLKVSSWSLPTAGYSNNANTVATFKECSLCGEWPTMPHTIGCSHVFCYYCIKSNYLFDMYFSCPRCGTEVQDLQPLKYKVEMKEVNTL, encoded by the coding sequence ATGGCATCCAGGGACAACAATGGCAAAACAGTGACCCCTGTGCTTCGAATAAGTCAGCTTGATGCCCTTGAATTAAACAAAGCCCTGGAACAGCTGGTTTGGACCCAATTTACTCGGTGTTTTCATGGATTTAAACCTGGACTCTTGGCTCGCTTTGAACCAGAACTTAAAGCATTTCTGTGGCTTTTTCTGTGGAGATTCACCATCTATTCCAAGAATGCAACAGTGGGGCAAGCTATTTTGAACATTCAGTACACGAATGATTTATCCCAGGTGCAGAAATATCAGGCATTGAGCAAGCATCAGAAATTATGGTATCTTATTTGCACCGTTGGTGGGAAATGGCTGGAAGAAAGATGTTACGATTTATTTAGCAGTCATCCATTGGAGTCATTCCGAAAAACAAAGCATTTCATTAACTTAGTAGTTGGACTCCTTAAGCTTTGTGAATTGCTGAACTTCCTAATCTTTCTTCAGAAGGGCAAGTTTGCTACAATTACGGAACGTATTTTAGGTATCAGGTCGGTGTTCTGTCAGCCACAGACTATTCGTCAAATTGGATTTGAATACATGAACAGAGAACTCCTGTGGCATGGATTTGCTGAATTTCTAGTTTTTCTTTTACCACTAATTAACATGCAGAAACTTAAACTTAAAGTTTCTTCTTGGTCTTTACCTACAGCAGGTTATTCCAATAATGCAAATACTGTGGCAACTTTTAAGGAATGTTCTCTCTGTGGGGAATGGCCCACTATGCCTCACACCATTGGCTGTTCTCATGTTTTTTGTTACTATTGTATTAAAAGTAACTATTTATTTGATATGTATTTTTCCTGTCCTAGATGTGGAACAGAGGTACAAGATCTGCAACCATTAAAATATAAGGTAGAAATGAAAGAGGTAAATACACTCTAG
- the PEX2 gene encoding peroxisome biogenesis factor 2 isoform X1, with protein sequence MVLKTQGKAVVLTMASRDNNGKTVTPVLRISQLDALELNKALEQLVWTQFTRCFHGFKPGLLARFEPELKAFLWLFLWRFTIYSKNATVGQAILNIQYTNDLSQVQKYQALSKHQKLWYLICTVGGKWLEERCYDLFSSHPLESFRKTKHFINLVVGLLKLCELLNFLIFLQKGKFATITERILGIRSVFCQPQTIRQIGFEYMNRELLWHGFAEFLVFLLPLINMQKLKLKVSSWSLPTAGYSNNANTVATFKECSLCGEWPTMPHTIGCSHVFCYYCIKSNYLFDMYFSCPRCGTEVQDLQPLKYKVEMKEVNTL encoded by the exons ATGGTTCTGAAAACGCAAGGG AAAGCGGTGGTGTTGACAATGGCATCCAGGGACAACAATGGCAAAACAGTGACCCCTGTGCTTCGAATAAGTCAGCTTGATGCCCTTGAATTAAACAAAGCCCTGGAACAGCTGGTTTGGACCCAATTTACTCGGTGTTTTCATGGATTTAAACCTGGACTCTTGGCTCGCTTTGAACCAGAACTTAAAGCATTTCTGTGGCTTTTTCTGTGGAGATTCACCATCTATTCCAAGAATGCAACAGTGGGGCAAGCTATTTTGAACATTCAGTACACGAATGATTTATCCCAGGTGCAGAAATATCAGGCATTGAGCAAGCATCAGAAATTATGGTATCTTATTTGCACCGTTGGTGGGAAATGGCTGGAAGAAAGATGTTACGATTTATTTAGCAGTCATCCATTGGAGTCATTCCGAAAAACAAAGCATTTCATTAACTTAGTAGTTGGACTCCTTAAGCTTTGTGAATTGCTGAACTTCCTAATCTTTCTTCAGAAGGGCAAGTTTGCTACAATTACGGAACGTATTTTAGGTATCAGGTCGGTGTTCTGTCAGCCACAGACTATTCGTCAAATTGGATTTGAATACATGAACAGAGAACTCCTGTGGCATGGATTTGCTGAATTTCTAGTTTTTCTTTTACCACTAATTAACATGCAGAAACTTAAACTTAAAGTTTCTTCTTGGTCTTTACCTACAGCAGGTTATTCCAATAATGCAAATACTGTGGCAACTTTTAAGGAATGTTCTCTCTGTGGGGAATGGCCCACTATGCCTCACACCATTGGCTGTTCTCATGTTTTTTGTTACTATTGTATTAAAAGTAACTATTTATTTGATATGTATTTTTCCTGTCCTAGATGTGGAACAGAGGTACAAGATCTGCAACCATTAAAATATAAGGTAGAAATGAAAGAGGTAAATACACTCTAG